A single Filimonas effusa DNA region contains:
- a CDS encoding UvrD-helicase domain-containing protein: MLTKEQEAVVRSSGNIKINAVAGSGKTTTLLAYAGARPGQRILYLAFNKAVKLEAEKKFADKGYTHVRVETAHSLAYSYIIPGSPYTLKKEGYKIPEIASILELTQYTGKHTGYIIATHINAWTAWFCNSDKQKLQELDYAATITEPEAHEFVTRHINVILHQSRLFLDKMNRAAIPITHDFYLKKFQLSKPILPFDTILFDEGQDASEAMLHVFLSQSAIKVIVGDQHQQIYGWRYAVNSLEKVDYPTFQLSTSFRFSQDIADLAASVIAWKKRIRKPARISITGAGKPLNKVGTRAVLARTNAGLLVKAIEMLIEKKEIRSVYFEGRIENYTYAADGASIYDVLNLYTGEKDRIRDPLIAAMASMDELEEYIDNTGDAQLSMLVDLVMEYGRKIPGYIKKLKEGHLEHNDKHKADMIFSTVHRCKGIEYDEVTLAADFITEDKLSAFMARHDDIDLDKLSEEINLLYVAVTRTKGNINIPEELLKRKEEEVVDEQQLPKRTFINTAARSRTYQAVAMPGAKQQRPWKNSEDLRLLQMFDQGKPVIELAKFFARTPVDIIKRVKYLRGG; encoded by the coding sequence ATGCTCACTAAGGAACAAGAAGCAGTAGTACGGAGTTCAGGAAATATAAAGATCAATGCAGTAGCAGGTTCGGGCAAAACAACCACATTGCTGGCTTACGCAGGCGCTCGCCCCGGCCAGCGCATCCTCTATCTGGCGTTCAATAAAGCCGTAAAGCTGGAAGCTGAAAAGAAATTTGCCGATAAAGGATATACTCATGTAAGGGTAGAAACGGCCCATTCCCTGGCCTATTCCTATATCATCCCCGGTTCACCATATACCCTGAAAAAAGAAGGGTATAAGATCCCGGAAATCGCATCCATCCTTGAGCTCACGCAATATACCGGTAAACATACCGGGTACATCATAGCTACCCATATAAATGCCTGGACAGCCTGGTTCTGTAATAGCGATAAGCAGAAACTGCAGGAGCTCGACTATGCTGCCACCATAACCGAGCCCGAAGCGCACGAGTTCGTTACCCGGCATATAAACGTGATCCTGCATCAGTCACGTCTCTTCCTTGATAAAATGAACCGCGCTGCCATTCCCATTACACACGACTTCTACCTGAAGAAATTCCAGTTGAGTAAACCCATCCTGCCTTTCGATACTATCCTTTTCGATGAGGGCCAGGATGCTTCAGAAGCCATGCTGCACGTGTTCCTTTCACAATCCGCTATAAAAGTGATCGTAGGCGACCAGCACCAGCAGATCTATGGCTGGCGTTATGCTGTAAACTCCCTGGAGAAGGTCGATTATCCCACTTTTCAGCTTAGCACCAGCTTTCGCTTTAGCCAGGATATCGCCGACCTTGCCGCCAGTGTTATTGCCTGGAAAAAACGGATCCGTAAACCTGCCCGTATCTCTATAACAGGTGCAGGAAAACCACTTAACAAAGTGGGAACCAGGGCTGTATTGGCAAGAACAAATGCCGGCCTGCTGGTTAAGGCCATTGAAATGCTCATCGAAAAAAAGGAGATCAGGTCTGTTTATTTCGAAGGCCGTATCGAGAACTATACTTATGCCGCCGATGGCGCCTCCATCTACGATGTTTTAAACCTCTATACCGGCGAAAAAGACCGTATTCGCGACCCGCTTATCGCCGCTATGGCTTCCATGGACGAACTGGAAGAATACATCGATAACACCGGCGATGCACAGCTGAGTATGCTGGTCGATCTTGTAATGGAATATGGCCGCAAGATCCCGGGATACATAAAAAAACTGAAAGAAGGTCATCTCGAACACAACGACAAGCACAAGGCCGATATGATCTTCTCCACCGTGCACCGTTGTAAAGGAATTGAGTATGATGAAGTTACACTGGCTGCCGATTTTATTACTGAAGATAAACTGTCAGCATTTATGGCACGCCACGACGACATAGACCTTGACAAGCTCTCCGAGGAAATAAATCTGTTGTATGTTGCCGTCACCCGTACAAAAGGCAACATCAATATTCCCGAAGAACTCCTCAAGCGTAAAGAAGAGGAAGTTGTTGATGAGCAGCAATTGCCAAAACGTACTTTTATCAACACTGCGGCCAGAAGCCGTACTTATCAGGCAGTTGCTATGCCAGGCGCAAAACAACAAAGGCCCTGGAAAAACAGTGAAGATCTCAGGCTGCTTCAGATGTTCGATCAGGGCAAGCCTGTCATCGAATTGGCTAAATTCTTTGCACGCACTCCTGTCGACATCATAAAACGGGTCAAATACCTGCGGGGTGGTTAA
- a CDS encoding pectate lyase family protein produces the protein MRLQFVTIPLAAISLAFICLSCAKKAENNSSTGPEAPPAATVCTAPGWASQNGGTTGGGSATATVVSTYATLKAAIENKSVKVIQVSGSITIPSGGRISFQDQSGKTLFGVPGARLVSEDQTQNNSGIIYMKRCSNIIIRNLVFEGAGAYDVDGQDNMTIDNCSNVWLDHCEFQDGVDGNLDFKNMSDYITATYCKFSYLKAPRAGGSGGSNDHRFSNLIGSSDDATGDRGHLRISFIRCWWAPGCVARMPRVRFGKVHVVNSYFNSTVSSSCVQAGFEADILVEANVFENVKRPIDLMSNNSTAVQEKNNIFISVTGNTAGNGVNAFAPPYTLNTLDNSAVKAAVTGSTGAGATLTGNSCTNL, from the coding sequence ATGAGACTTCAATTTGTTACCATTCCGCTGGCTGCCATATCATTGGCATTTATATGTTTAAGCTGTGCAAAGAAGGCAGAGAACAATTCGTCTACAGGGCCGGAGGCCCCTCCTGCCGCCACTGTGTGTACAGCCCCGGGATGGGCATCACAAAACGGCGGCACTACCGGTGGTGGATCGGCTACTGCGACAGTGGTGTCGACCTATGCAACACTAAAGGCCGCTATCGAGAACAAAAGTGTAAAAGTGATACAGGTGAGTGGAAGTATTACCATTCCATCGGGCGGGCGAATCAGCTTCCAGGATCAAAGTGGCAAAACACTGTTCGGTGTGCCCGGCGCGAGATTGGTGTCAGAAGACCAGACACAAAATAATTCGGGCATCATTTATATGAAAAGGTGCAGCAACATCATTATACGCAACCTTGTATTTGAGGGAGCCGGTGCTTATGATGTGGATGGCCAGGATAATATGACCATAGACAACTGCAGCAATGTATGGCTGGATCACTGTGAGTTCCAGGATGGTGTTGACGGCAATTTAGACTTCAAGAATATGTCGGACTATATTACCGCCACTTATTGCAAATTCAGTTATCTGAAAGCTCCGCGTGCGGGCGGCAGCGGCGGTTCCAATGATCATCGTTTTTCGAACCTTATAGGTTCCAGTGACGATGCCACCGGCGACAGGGGGCATTTACGGATCAGTTTTATCCGTTGCTGGTGGGCTCCCGGCTGTGTAGCGCGGATGCCAAGGGTACGTTTTGGGAAAGTACATGTTGTAAACAGTTATTTCAACAGTACAGTTAGTTCGAGCTGCGTGCAGGCGGGCTTTGAAGCGGATATACTGGTAGAGGCCAACGTGTTCGAGAATGTAAAACGCCCGATAGACCTGATGAGCAACAATTCTACAGCTGTGCAGGAGAAGAACAATATATTCATCAGCGTTACGGGGAATACGGCAGGAAACGGGGTCAATGCCTTCGCGCCACCCTATACCCTAAATACGCTTGATAACTCGGCCGTAAAAGCAGCGGTAACCGGCTCTACAGGCGCAGGCGCTACCCTGACGGGTAATAGTTGTACCAATTTGTAA
- a CDS encoding RNA polymerase sigma factor, whose translation MQRVSSEYNELELLKLIADGDENAFREFFVRYREKLYSFVFRITKSAHATEELVQDIFLKCWTNRQAFSAVSNPDGYLFFMARNKSIDYLRKLANESAMLEKVWKNIAASRNSTEEHINMQEVRGIIDSALEQLTPQRRTVFHLSRYEGLTHRQIAERLQLSEGTIRNIISEVLQHVRTRLKQHDITLAIAFSIVFNVL comes from the coding sequence TTGCAGCGGGTTTCTTCCGAATACAACGAACTGGAATTGTTGAAGTTGATAGCAGACGGCGACGAAAATGCCTTCAGGGAGTTCTTCGTCCGTTACCGCGAAAAGCTTTATTCCTTCGTCTTCCGTATCACTAAATCCGCACACGCTACCGAAGAGCTTGTCCAGGATATCTTCCTGAAATGCTGGACAAACAGGCAGGCCTTTAGCGCAGTCTCCAATCCCGATGGCTACCTTTTCTTTATGGCCAGGAATAAAAGCATCGATTATCTGCGCAAACTCGCTAATGAGTCTGCCATGCTCGAAAAGGTCTGGAAAAATATCGCAGCCTCCCGCAATAGCACCGAAGAACACATCAACATGCAGGAAGTACGCGGCATCATCGATTCCGCCCTGGAACAGTTGACGCCACAAAGACGTACCGTTTTCCATCTTAGCCGTTATGAAGGACTTACCCACCGCCAGATAGCAGAACGCCTGCAGCTCTCCGAAGGTACCATCCGTAATATTATCTCCGAAGTGCTGCAACACGTCCGAACCCGCCTGAAACAACACGACATCACACTGGCGATTGCTTTTTCTATAGTTTTCAATGTGTTATAA
- a CDS encoding SIMPL domain-containing protein, which yields MRNALSLLVVTTGLFMACSTPSKEKQIEVTGEATMKVVPDMVEFSLSAANVKPAMKDAVAETQAAVNEILAVCKKYVQSESDIKVSAISTNKSYDYRGGRDLFNGYEASQVLDVTLKDITRMERFTEELLATKISRINNIRYNHTKSDSIMREVNLLALEDARKTAGKMCDKMDVSVGKVLYLSNYNRSNAFDRGVSYAGSDYNLQLYNKGFGGAGFKMTAEILEFRGSAYASFAIN from the coding sequence ATGCGTAACGCACTATCACTCCTCGTAGTTACTACCGGCCTTTTCATGGCTTGTAGTACCCCTTCCAAAGAAAAGCAGATTGAGGTCACCGGTGAAGCTACCATGAAGGTGGTCCCCGACATGGTTGAGTTCTCATTAAGTGCTGCTAATGTTAAACCGGCTATGAAAGATGCCGTTGCCGAAACCCAGGCTGCCGTAAATGAAATCCTCGCCGTCTGCAAAAAATACGTGCAAAGTGAATCCGACATAAAAGTCAGTGCCATCTCCACCAATAAGTCGTACGACTACCGTGGCGGCCGCGACCTTTTTAACGGCTACGAAGCCTCCCAGGTGCTCGACGTTACACTGAAAGATATTACCCGTATGGAGCGCTTTACAGAAGAACTGCTGGCTACAAAGATCTCCCGTATCAACAATATCCGTTATAACCACACGAAGTCAGACAGCATTATGAGAGAAGTGAACCTCCTGGCATTGGAAGATGCCCGCAAAACCGCAGGCAAAATGTGCGATAAAATGGACGTCTCTGTCGGCAAAGTGCTCTATCTCTCCAATTACAACCGTAGCAATGCATTCGATCGCGGTGTAAGTTATGCCGGCTCCGATTATAATCTCCAGCTCTATAACAAGGGTTTTGGTGGCGCCGGTTTCAAAATGACAGCCGAGATCCTCGAATTCAGAGGCAGCGCCTACGCGTCCTTTGCTATAAATTAA